The Amaranthus tricolor cultivar Red isolate AtriRed21 chromosome 6, ASM2621246v1, whole genome shotgun sequence genome has a segment encoding these proteins:
- the LOC130816028 gene encoding protein S-acyltransferase 24 has product MSSEIEVIEEIELAQPPKDHHQSTSTTMAGASSSTVRENGDEESLKDDVYTAAAYGDMEKLQRLVERENCSVSEPDSLGYFALQWAALNNRTAAARYILEHGGDVNAVDHTGQTALHWSAVRGAIQVAELLLQEGAQVNAADMYGYQTTHVAAQYGQTAFLYHIVMKWNADPDFPDNDGRSPLHWAAYKGFADCIRLLLFLDAYRGRQDKEGCTPLHWAAIRGNLEACTVLVQAGKKEDLIMIDNTGLTPAQLAAEKNHKQVAFFLGNARRLLDKRWDSNSRFGKLSKLGLAPILWFVILVLLVLYAKSVILNEKLPRLSMGFGLLAWLGIFLATAGIVMFYRCSRKDPGFIRMNVHDAQNMKDDEPLLKIEIDNPALLAGNWSQLCTTCKIVRPLRAKHCSTCDRCVEQFDHHCPWVSNCIGKRNKWDFFMFLVLEVSAMIMTGLVTLIRMVSDPMAPSSFGAWLNHIGTQHVGAISFLLSDFFLFFGVAVLTVVQASQISHNITTNEMANAMRYSYLRGPDGRFRNPFDHGARKNCSDFFVNGYNEDVERIEEPAQDEGIGMVHMGRQTSMQNGLVHSHQANGNSHIGINISQKNPNTGHGHLHSQCNHHHHNNHNQNRNHGRTNSTPLGLGLGLGRSNPRSVTTS; this is encoded by the exons ATGTCGTCGGAAATCGAGGTAATTGAAGAAATCGAACTCGCGCAACCACCTAAAGATCACCATCAATCGACATCCACAACGATGGCTGGAGCTTCATCGTCGACTGTTAGGGAAAATGGAGATGAAGAGAGTTTGAAAGACGATGTTTATACAGCCGCTGCATATGGTGATATGGAGAAACTTCAACGATTAGTTGAGAGAGAAAATTGTAGTGTTTCTGAACCGGATTCTCTTGGTTACTTCGCTTTACAATGGGCTGCTCTTAATAATCGTACTGCTGCTGCTCGCTATATTCTTGAG CATGGTGGGGATGTAAATGCAGTTGATCACACTGGGCAGACAGCCTTGCATTGGAGTGCAGTAAGGGGTGCAATCCAGGTTGCGGAGCTTCTTTTGCAAGAGGGTGCTCAAGTGAATGCTGCTGATATGTATGGCTATCAG ACAACACACGTTGCAGCTCAATATGGTCAGACTGCTTTTCTTTATCACATTGTTATGAAATGGAATGCTGATCCAGATTTTCCAGATAATGATGGAAGAAGTCCTTTGCACTG GGCAGCGTACAAAGGCTTTGCTGATTGTATACGTCTTTTGCTATTTTTGGATGCATATCGAGGACGACAAGATAAAGAAG GTTGTACCCCACTCCATTGGGCTGCCATTCGGGGAAATTTGGAGGCTTGCACAGTTTTGGTACAGGCTGGTAAGAAAGAAGACCTGATTATGATAGATAATACTGGCCTCACTCCAGCACAGTTGGCCGCAGAAAAGAATCATAAACAAGTTGCTTTTTTCCTT GGAAATGCTAGGAGGTTACTTGATAAGCGTTGGGATTCGAACAGTCGATTTGGGAAACTCTCAAAATTGGGGCTTGCTCCAATTTTGTGGTTTGTAATATTGGTGCTACttgtgttgtatgcaaagtcaGTTATCTTGA ATGAGAAGCTTCCAAGATTATCCATGGGTTTTGGCCTTCTTGCATGGCTGGGTATTTTCCTAGCTACAGCTGGAATAGTCATGTTCTATCGATGTAGCAG AAAAGATCCTGGTTTTATCAGAATGAATGTACATGATGCTCAAAACATGAAGGATGAT GAACCCCTGTTAAAGATTGAGATCGACAATCCTGCTCTGCTGGCTGGAAACTGGTCTCAACTGTGCACAACATGCAAG ATAGTTAGACCTCTTCGTGCAAAGCACTGTTCAACTTGTGATCGTTGTGTTGAACAATTTGACCATCACTGCCCTTGGGTGTCAAATTGTATTGGCAAG AGGAACAAATGGGATTTTTTCATGTTTCTTGTGCTTGAAGTTTCTGCCATGATAATGACTGGACTAGTCACTCTTATAA GAATGGTCAGTGATCCAATGGCTCCATCTTCTTTTGGAGCATGGCTGAATCACATTGGTACTCAGCATGTTGGTGCAATATCATTTCTACTTTCTGATTTCTTCCTCTTCTTTGGAGTGGCTGTCTTAACTGTTGTCCAAGCTTCTCAG ATATCTCATAATATAACGACAAACGAAATGGCAAATGCAATGCGCTACAGCTATCTGAGAGGTCCAGATGGTCGGTTCAGAAACCCCTTCGATCATGGGGCTAGAAAAAACTGCTCAGATTTTTTTGTCAATGGTTACAATGAAGACGTGGAGCGCATTGAAGAACCAGCTCAGGATGAAGGAATTGGGATGGTGCACATGGGACGCCAGACAAGCATGCAAAACGGGTTAGTCCATTCTCATCAAGCCAATGGCAATAGCCACATTGGTATCAACATCAGTCAAAAGAATCCAAATACTGGACATGGTCATTTGCATTCTCAATGTAATCATCATCaccataataatcataatcagaACCGAAATCATGGAAGAACTAACAGTACCCCCCTAGGCTTGGGTTTAGGTCTTGGAAGAAGCAATCCTCGGTCTGTAACAACATCATGA